From one Salinibacterium hongtaonis genomic stretch:
- the serC gene encoding phosphoserine transaminase, with the protein MAELIIPSNLLPADGRFGCGPSKVRPEQLSFLTTEGAKILGTSHRQAPVKNLVKSVQEGLGQLFSIPEGYEVVLGNGGSTAFWDAAAFGLIEKRSQNLTFGEFGGKFAKAASAPWLEAPDVIKAEPGSRADAVAREGIDVYAWTHNETSTGVMAPVTRVAGDEGALTVIDATSAAGGVDFDASQADVYYFAPQKNFASDGGLWFALFSPAALERVERIAASDRYIPDFLSIKQAVDNSRLNQTLNTPALSTLLLLDEQVRWINGNGGLAWADARTKESSSALYEWADSVDYATPFVANPEHRSQVVATIDFNDDIDAAAIAKVLRANGIVDTEPYRKLGRNQLRVATFTAIDPADVRQLIKSIEFVVGAL; encoded by the coding sequence ATGGCCGAGCTGATAATTCCTTCTAACCTGCTGCCCGCCGACGGACGCTTCGGATGTGGACCCTCCAAGGTCCGCCCAGAGCAGCTCTCGTTCCTCACCACTGAGGGGGCGAAGATCCTCGGAACATCTCATCGCCAGGCGCCCGTCAAGAACCTCGTCAAGAGCGTTCAGGAGGGCCTCGGCCAGCTGTTCAGCATCCCCGAAGGCTACGAAGTTGTGCTCGGCAACGGCGGATCCACCGCATTCTGGGATGCTGCCGCATTTGGCCTCATCGAGAAGCGCAGCCAGAACCTCACGTTCGGTGAGTTCGGTGGCAAGTTCGCCAAGGCAGCATCCGCGCCGTGGCTCGAAGCCCCCGACGTGATCAAGGCCGAGCCGGGCTCCCGCGCCGACGCCGTGGCTCGCGAGGGCATCGACGTCTACGCCTGGACCCACAACGAGACCTCCACGGGCGTTATGGCTCCCGTCACCCGAGTTGCGGGCGACGAGGGCGCCCTCACCGTGATCGACGCGACGAGCGCCGCCGGCGGAGTCGACTTCGACGCCAGCCAGGCCGACGTCTACTACTTCGCGCCGCAGAAGAACTTCGCCTCGGACGGCGGCCTATGGTTCGCCCTCTTCTCCCCCGCTGCCCTCGAGCGTGTCGAGCGCATCGCCGCAAGCGACCGCTACATCCCCGACTTCCTCAGCATCAAGCAGGCCGTCGACAACTCGCGCCTGAACCAGACGCTCAACACCCCCGCGCTCTCCACACTGCTGCTGCTCGACGAGCAGGTGCGCTGGATCAACGGCAACGGCGGACTTGCCTGGGCGGATGCTCGCACCAAGGAATCCAGCTCGGCTCTCTACGAGTGGGCCGACAGCGTCGACTACGCAACCCCGTTCGTTGCAAACCCCGAGCACCGCTCGCAGGTCGTCGCAACCATCGACTTTAACGACGACATCGATGCCGCCGCGATCGCCAAGGTGCTGCGCGCCAACGGCATCGTCGACACCGAGCCATACCGCAAGCTCGGCCGCAACCAGCTTCGCGTTGCCACCTTCACGGCCATCGACCCCGCCGACGTTCGTCAGCTGATCAAGTCGATCGAGTTCGTGGTGGGCGCACTCTAA
- a CDS encoding cold-shock protein produces the protein MPTGKVKFYDEDKGFGFISSDDGQEVFLHASALPAGTSVRAGTKLEFGIADGKRGAQALSVRVLEAPPSLAKMSRKPADDMAIIVEDLVKLLDGIGTNLKRGRYPEASHSRKIAAMLRKVADELDA, from the coding sequence ATGCCAACCGGCAAGGTTAAGTTCTACGACGAGGACAAGGGCTTCGGCTTCATCAGCTCCGATGACGGCCAGGAGGTATTCCTTCACGCTTCTGCGCTGCCCGCCGGAACATCCGTTCGTGCGGGCACCAAACTCGAGTTCGGCATCGCCGACGGCAAGCGGGGCGCCCAGGCGCTCTCGGTTCGCGTGCTCGAGGCTCCGCCGAGCCTGGCGAAGATGAGCCGCAAGCCGGCCGACGACATGGCGATCATCGTTGAGGATCTGGTCAAGCTGCTCGACGGCATTGGCACGAACCTCAAGCGTGGGCGCTACCCCGAGGCAAGCCACTCGCGCAAGATCGCAGCCATGCTGCGAAAGGTTGCGGACGAGCTGGATGCCTGA
- a CDS encoding helicase-associated domain-containing protein, translated as MGNTLTLATRLRGTSRDDLLSALANRDLGLSPAASAGIRDYFDLADALLDHGAIQQALSRLDRSSLTCIAMLARDGKPLTAAEVAAQLAPISAHPLSVEQVHDHLTAAAELLLVHPVGDTFRCYDGVCDQLRSWPVFGLPSLDDLAGIEAGGALEPVTDVDQRFIDRLAAERAFAATGAVTELLIELERQPARELSKGGIALPDSKRLASAMLVDLETVAAYLSLAERGNLVCRESSTWMTTEEGSAWLARATSARWRGLSDAWFARLPLDIRRLLGERSHSVWGEGLRSYIDWLYPVGGEWMDERVTTYTRDAELLGITAGQVPSSPGTLLLAGRSDAAEQALQPLLPTEVEHVYLQHDLSVVAPGPLVPHIDERMRLVADVENRGLAMTYRISAASLNRALTAGETADSLREFLAAVSSTGLPQPLDYLISEGSTRYGLIRAGAVDGGSDPDMVDHGARSYLRSDDPNLLRTIAVDQTLSSLGLRRAGEHRLVSRFDLDVVFWSLSDARYPVAAEDGNGTIIPLRRHRVARASRAGIVDPLVELVERLIEAADDQPADEEGGGQAWIARQLETAIRAKTPLTVSVTVPGGAIVEFDLMPTSVAGGRLRARDRRSDIERTLPLSSIDSIAPGS; from the coding sequence ATGGGGAACACACTGACGCTGGCCACGCGCTTGCGTGGCACCTCCAGAGACGACCTTCTCAGCGCACTCGCCAACCGCGATCTCGGGCTCTCCCCCGCAGCTTCTGCGGGCATCCGCGACTACTTCGATCTCGCCGACGCCCTGCTCGACCACGGGGCGATCCAGCAGGCGCTCAGCCGGCTCGACCGCTCATCCCTCACCTGCATCGCCATGCTCGCTCGCGACGGCAAGCCGCTCACCGCCGCCGAAGTTGCCGCGCAGCTCGCCCCGATCTCGGCACACCCACTCTCGGTAGAGCAGGTTCACGACCACCTCACGGCTGCCGCTGAACTGCTGCTCGTGCATCCCGTGGGCGATACGTTCCGCTGTTACGACGGCGTGTGCGACCAGCTGCGGTCGTGGCCGGTCTTTGGTCTGCCGAGCCTCGACGACCTTGCGGGCATCGAAGCCGGTGGCGCCCTGGAGCCGGTGACGGATGTCGACCAGCGCTTTATCGACCGCCTCGCCGCCGAGCGCGCATTCGCCGCGACGGGCGCCGTCACCGAGCTATTGATCGAGCTCGAACGCCAGCCCGCGCGGGAGCTCTCCAAGGGCGGCATCGCCCTGCCCGACTCCAAACGGCTCGCCTCCGCCATGCTCGTTGACCTCGAAACGGTGGCCGCCTACCTCTCCCTGGCCGAGCGCGGCAACCTCGTGTGCCGCGAATCAAGCACCTGGATGACCACAGAAGAGGGCAGCGCGTGGCTGGCGCGGGCTACCAGCGCACGCTGGCGCGGACTCTCCGACGCCTGGTTCGCTCGGCTGCCGTTGGACATCCGTCGCCTCCTCGGCGAACGCTCGCACTCCGTGTGGGGCGAAGGGCTGCGCTCCTACATCGACTGGCTCTACCCCGTTGGCGGCGAGTGGATGGACGAGCGCGTCACCACCTATACGCGCGACGCCGAGCTCCTGGGCATCACGGCCGGGCAGGTGCCCAGCAGCCCGGGAACCCTGCTGCTTGCCGGGCGATCGGATGCCGCGGAGCAGGCCCTACAGCCCCTTCTGCCCACCGAGGTGGAGCACGTCTACCTGCAGCACGACCTGTCGGTGGTAGCGCCTGGCCCCCTCGTGCCGCACATCGATGAGCGGATGCGGCTGGTCGCCGATGTAGAGAACCGTGGCCTGGCCATGACCTACCGCATCTCTGCCGCGAGCCTCAATCGCGCCCTCACCGCGGGCGAGACAGCCGACAGTCTGCGGGAGTTTCTGGCCGCCGTCTCGAGCACTGGCCTGCCACAGCCGCTGGATTACCTCATCAGCGAAGGCTCCACCCGCTACGGCCTCATTCGGGCGGGCGCGGTCGACGGGGGCTCAGACCCCGACATGGTCGACCACGGCGCCCGCAGCTATCTGCGCTCCGACGACCCCAACCTGTTGCGCACCATCGCCGTGGACCAAACGCTCTCGTCGCTCGGCCTTCGCCGCGCAGGCGAGCACCGCCTTGTGAGCCGGTTCGACCTCGACGTGGTGTTCTGGTCGCTCAGCGATGCGCGCTATCCGGTCGCCGCCGAGGACGGCAACGGAACGATCATCCCTCTGCGCCGCCACAGGGTGGCACGCGCGAGCCGCGCCGGCATCGTGGACCCGTTGGTAGAACTGGTGGAGCGCCTCATCGAGGCGGCCGACGATCAGCCCGCCGACGAAGAGGGTGGCGGTCAGGCCTGGATCGCGCGTCAGCTAGAGACGGCGATTCGCGCCAAGACGCCACTCACGGTGAGCGTTACAGTGCCGGGCGGGGCGATTGTGGAGTTCGACCTCATGCCCACGAGCGTTGCCGGCGGTCGGCTGCGGGCCCGCGACCGGCGCAGCGACATCGAGCGAACCCTTCCGCTCTCGAGCATCGACTCCATCGCCCCCGGCAGCTAA
- a CDS encoding DUF3027 domain-containing protein has translation MTDDSSEPQADSVAPARRIASPADFEIARAALLEITTQETIGAPTGSIDEGQGTVTVYFESNKLGYPGWRWTVSIAHVEGSAPTVLETELTPGDDALLSPDWIPWADRLADYQAAQAAEKAAAAELGEESSDVDDDIDDSDDYYDDDPDDDDAALLHGGDLDGVDIDEVQIVLEEGSADDDDDDDDDSDDDDSDDDDSDDDDDEDSDDEDSDEDDDDDR, from the coding sequence ATGACTGACGATTCGAGCGAGCCCCAGGCCGATTCGGTGGCGCCCGCGCGCCGAATCGCAAGCCCTGCCGATTTTGAGATCGCTCGCGCGGCGCTGCTTGAGATCACGACCCAGGAGACGATCGGTGCCCCCACGGGTTCGATCGACGAGGGCCAGGGCACCGTCACGGTGTATTTCGAGTCAAACAAGCTGGGCTACCCGGGCTGGCGCTGGACCGTGAGCATCGCGCATGTTGAGGGCTCAGCCCCCACCGTGCTCGAGACCGAGCTCACGCCCGGCGACGACGCCCTGCTCTCGCCCGATTGGATTCCGTGGGCCGACCGCCTCGCCGACTATCAGGCTGCTCAGGCGGCCGAGAAGGCGGCAGCGGCCGAGCTTGGCGAAGAATCGAGCGATGTGGATGACGACATCGACGACTCGGATGACTACTACGACGACGACCCCGACGACGACGATGCGGCTCTCCTTCACGGCGGCGACCTCGACGGTGTCGACATCGACGAGGTGCAGATCGTTCTCGAAGAGGGCTCTGCGGATGACGATGATGACGATGACGACGACTCGGATGACGACGACTCGGATGACGACGACTCGGATGACGACGACGACGAAGACTCCGACGACGAAGACTCCGACGAAGACGACGACGACGATCGCTAA
- a CDS encoding DNA repair helicase XPB, with product MTDGPLIVQSDRTVLLEVAHPLAEDARHDLSIFAELERAPEHIHTYRITRLGLWNARAAGHTAADMLGTLEKFSKFAIPQSVAVDIDETVARYGRLCIERDEDGVLTLTATDPAVLAEIGRAKKVAELLFERRGPNTFVIQQWARGQIKQELLKLGWPAEDLAGYTPGTPHEISLNESDWGLRPYQQQAVHNFTEHGSGVVVLPCGAGKTLVGAGAMAAVKANTLILVTNTVSARQWRAELLKRTSLTEEEIGEYSGQVKEVKPVTIATYQILTAKRKGQYAHLELLDALDWGLVVYDEVHLLPAPVFKLTAELQARRRLGLTATLVREDGREGDVFSLIGPKRFDAPWKEIEAQGYISPASCYEVRIDLPQEERLQYAASADDERYRLAATAPAKLGVVKQLVKRHAGERILVIGQYLDQIDELAEALDAPQLTGATPVAERERLFQEFRDGRLTVLVVSKVANFSVDLPEATVAIQVSGSFGSRQEEAQRLGRLLRPKESGLPANFYTLVARDTVDQDFAQNRQRFLAEQGYSYEILDAHSLEAAAA from the coding sequence ATGACTGACGGCCCCCTGATTGTGCAAAGTGACCGCACCGTTCTGCTGGAGGTTGCGCACCCTCTAGCGGAGGACGCCCGGCACGACCTGTCGATCTTCGCCGAGCTGGAGCGTGCCCCCGAGCACATCCACACCTACCGCATCACCCGGCTCGGTCTGTGGAACGCCCGCGCCGCCGGTCATACCGCCGCCGACATGCTCGGCACGCTCGAGAAGTTCAGCAAGTTTGCGATTCCGCAGAGCGTGGCCGTTGATATCGACGAGACCGTTGCCCGCTATGGCCGACTCTGCATCGAGCGGGATGAGGATGGCGTCCTCACCCTGACGGCGACGGATCCTGCGGTGCTGGCCGAAATCGGCCGGGCCAAGAAGGTGGCCGAGCTGCTGTTCGAGCGTCGCGGCCCCAACACTTTTGTCATTCAGCAGTGGGCGCGCGGCCAGATCAAGCAGGAGCTGCTCAAGCTCGGCTGGCCGGCAGAAGACCTCGCGGGCTACACGCCCGGCACCCCGCACGAGATCTCCCTCAACGAGTCGGACTGGGGGCTCCGCCCGTACCAGCAGCAGGCGGTGCACAACTTCACCGAGCATGGCTCCGGAGTCGTCGTGCTCCCCTGTGGCGCCGGCAAGACGCTCGTGGGCGCCGGCGCCATGGCCGCGGTGAAAGCCAACACGCTCATCCTCGTGACCAACACCGTCTCTGCACGCCAGTGGAGGGCGGAGCTCCTCAAGCGCACGAGCCTCACCGAGGAGGAGATCGGCGAGTACTCCGGCCAGGTCAAAGAGGTCAAGCCCGTCACGATCGCCACCTACCAAATCCTCACCGCCAAGAGGAAGGGCCAATACGCCCACCTCGAGCTGCTCGACGCTCTCGACTGGGGCCTAGTCGTCTACGACGAGGTCCACCTGCTGCCCGCCCCCGTGTTCAAGCTCACCGCCGAGCTCCAAGCTCGGCGCAGGCTCGGGCTCACGGCAACGCTCGTGCGTGAGGATGGCCGCGAGGGCGACGTCTTTAGCCTCATCGGGCCCAAACGCTTCGACGCTCCGTGGAAGGAGATCGAAGCTCAGGGCTACATCTCCCCGGCATCCTGCTACGAAGTTCGCATCGACCTTCCGCAAGAAGAGCGCCTGCAGTACGCGGCATCGGCCGACGACGAACGCTACCGCCTCGCCGCGACCGCCCCGGCCAAGCTCGGAGTCGTCAAACAGCTCGTCAAGCGCCACGCGGGCGAACGCATCCTGGTGATTGGCCAATACCTCGACCAGATCGATGAACTCGCCGAGGCCCTCGACGCGCCCCAACTGACCGGCGCGACTCCGGTCGCCGAACGCGAGCGACTCTTTCAGGAGTTCCGCGACGGCAGGCTCACCGTGCTCGTCGTCTCCAAGGTCGCCAACTTCTCTGTCGACCTGCCCGAGGCGACGGTTGCCATCCAGGTCTCCGGGTCGTTCGGGTCACGCCAAGAAGAGGCGCAGCGCCTCGGCCGACTCCTGCGCCCCAAAGAGAGCGGGCTGCCCGCGAACTTCTACACCCTCGTCGCCCGCGACACCGTGGACCAGGATTTTGCCCAGAACCGCCAGCGCTTTCTCGCCGAGCAGGGCTACAGCTACGAGATTCTCGACGCCCACAGCCTCGAGGCTGCCGCCGCTTAG
- a CDS encoding metal-dependent transcriptional regulator: MTDLIDTTEMYLRTIYELEEENIIPLRARISERLGHSGPTVSQTVGRMERDGLVVVENDRHLKLTDSGREKAVSVMRKHRLAERLLSDVIGLEWSLVHEEACRWEHVMSEQVELRIMELLGHPTHSPYGNPIPGLEALGEVPTTSFASGVVNIVNYTLGAVGPVAGTVRRLGEPVQYEVELLEQLRTAGVVPGAKAKFTASGSYVLVEVDGEEGGLELPNEVAQHVYVGIKAL, from the coding sequence TTGACTGATCTCATTGACACCACTGAGATGTACCTGCGCACCATCTATGAACTCGAAGAGGAGAACATCATTCCGCTGCGGGCGCGCATCAGTGAGCGTCTGGGTCACTCGGGCCCCACGGTCTCGCAGACCGTCGGCCGCATGGAGCGCGATGGCCTCGTCGTTGTCGAGAACGACCGTCACCTCAAGCTCACCGATTCCGGCCGCGAAAAGGCCGTCAGCGTTATGCGCAAGCACCGCCTCGCGGAGCGTCTGCTCTCCGACGTGATCGGGCTCGAATGGTCGCTCGTGCACGAGGAGGCCTGTCGCTGGGAGCACGTGATGAGCGAGCAGGTTGAACTGCGCATCATGGAGCTTCTCGGCCACCCCACCCACTCTCCCTATGGCAACCCCATCCCCGGGCTTGAGGCCCTCGGCGAAGTGCCGACGACGAGTTTTGCCTCGGGTGTCGTCAACATCGTCAACTACACGCTGGGCGCGGTCGGCCCGGTTGCGGGCACCGTTCGCCGCCTCGGCGAGCCTGTGCAGTATGAGGTGGAGCTGCTTGAGCAGCTGCGCACGGCCGGCGTCGTGCCGGGCGCCAAGGCCAAGTTCACGGCATCCGGATCGTATGTTCTGGTCGAGGTCGACGGCGAAGAGGGCGGCCTTGAGCTGCCCAACGAGGTCGCGCAGCACGTTTACGTGGGCATCAAGGCGCTCTAA